One stretch of Rosistilla oblonga DNA includes these proteins:
- the gatC gene encoding Asp-tRNA(Asn)/Glu-tRNA(Gln) amidotransferase subunit GatC, with amino-acid sequence MAISLDQVRKLALMARLELSDDELGTITPQLEGIVAFVDKLMELDTDGIEPMVHAVETVNRWVPDQLGDSLSREQALANAPNHDEECFLVPPVLG; translated from the coding sequence TTGGCTATTTCACTCGATCAGGTCCGCAAACTCGCGCTGATGGCTCGTTTAGAGCTGTCCGATGACGAGCTGGGTACGATCACGCCCCAGTTGGAAGGTATCGTCGCGTTTGTGGACAAGCTGATGGAGCTCGATACCGATGGGATCGAGCCGATGGTGCATGCTGTCGAAACCGTCAACCGCTGGGTACCGGACCAGTTGGGCGATAGTCTGTCGCGCGAGCAGGCCTTGGCTAATGCTCCGAATCACGACGAGGAATGTTTTCTTGTGCCGCCGGTCTTGGGTTAA
- a CDS encoding response regulator transcription factor, with translation MTDPAAETQSQADAPKILIVDDDNEIVDSIRYALEANGYQVVVARDGNQGLALAERENPQLMILDMMMPKRSGFLVLEKLRRVREEPLPVVMITGNEGSRHKAYAELLGVSDYIRKPFAMDKLIASVANLLAQT, from the coding sequence ATGACTGATCCTGCTGCCGAAACTCAGTCGCAAGCCGATGCTCCAAAGATCCTGATCGTCGACGACGACAACGAGATCGTCGATTCGATCCGCTACGCTCTCGAAGCCAACGGGTACCAGGTGGTAGTGGCGCGAGACGGCAACCAGGGACTCGCGTTGGCCGAGCGAGAGAATCCGCAACTGATGATCCTGGACATGATGATGCCCAAGCGCAGCGGATTCCTGGTCTTGGAAAAGCTCCGCCGCGTCCGCGAAGAACCGCTGCCAGTCGTCATGATCACCGGCAACGAGGGAAGCCGACACAAGGCGTACGCCGAACTGTTGGGCGTCAGCGATTACATTCGCAAGCCGTTTGCGATGGACAAATTGATCGCCAGCGTCGCGAACCTACTGGCCCAAACC
- the rpmB gene encoding 50S ribosomal protein L28: MARQCEVCGKRVQMGNRIETRGKAKYLGGVGTKITGISRRKFVPNLQRVKVSLTTGENKSIRCCTQCIRSGSIRKVVKVKPFELESKTKK, translated from the coding sequence ATGGCACGCCAGTGTGAAGTTTGTGGCAAGCGGGTCCAAATGGGCAACCGCATTGAAACCCGCGGTAAGGCAAAGTATTTGGGAGGCGTTGGTACCAAGATCACTGGTATCTCGCGTCGCAAATTTGTTCCCAACCTGCAACGCGTCAAGGTTTCGTTGACGACCGGCGAAAACAAGTCGATCCGCTGCTGCACCCAGTGCATCCGCAGCGGCTCGATCCGCAAGGTTGTCAAAGTGAAGCCGTTTGAGCTTGAGAGCAAGACCAAGAAATAG
- a CDS encoding superoxide dismutase [Ni], with protein MRNTIYFAMAMLLAFTAKSASAHCEVPCGIYDDERRFVSMIEDHSTIEKAIAQIDELAGKHDAQDLNQLVRWVTTKEDHATRIQQTIAQYFMTQRLKSDGENYTKKLTTAHAVMVAAMKCKQTAAPESAVALKKAIHDFYRAYEGKEPHLHP; from the coding sequence ATGCGTAACACAATCTATTTCGCGATGGCAATGTTGCTGGCGTTCACTGCGAAATCGGCCAGCGCTCACTGCGAAGTTCCCTGCGGTATCTACGACGACGAACGACGGTTCGTTTCGATGATCGAAGACCACTCGACCATCGAAAAGGCGATCGCTCAGATCGACGAACTCGCCGGCAAGCACGACGCTCAAGACCTGAACCAATTGGTTCGCTGGGTCACGACGAAAGAAGATCACGCGACGCGAATCCAACAAACGATCGCCCAATACTTCATGACGCAACGCCTGAAATCCGACGGCGAAAACTACACCAAGAAGCTGACCACCGCACACGCGGTGATGGTTGCCGCGATGAAGTGCAAGCAAACGGCTGCCCCCGAATCCGCCGTGGCACTCAAGAAAGCGATCCACGACTTCTACCGCGCCTACGAAGGCAAAGAACCTCACCTGCACCCGTAA
- the gatA gene encoding Asp-tRNA(Asn)/Glu-tRNA(Gln) amidotransferase subunit GatA, which produces MTIPLDSAAKLLGLLASGELTARQATQASLDRIAATDPEVGAFTFVNTEAALAAADSIDQRRRDGQPLGVLAGVPIAVKDVLCTTDMPTTCSSRMLENHMSPYDATVVARLRAADAVIVGKTNMDEFAMGASTETSAFGKTTNPWNPSLTPGGSSGGAAACVAAGDVPLSLGSDTGGSIRQPAAFCGITGLKPTYGRVSRYGLIAFASSLDQVGPMAFDAVDCATLLNAIAGSDASDSTSLPVETPDFTAGLDRIEGELRIGIVKHHLEAEGLDPEVRQAVDDAIEVFRDAGAKIVEVELPHSDYWVPTYYVIAPSEASSNLSRYDGAHYGHRSPVAASDAGDRGPLVATYCRSRGEAFGAEVKRRIMIGMYALSAGYGDKYYVKALQVRRLIRQDFDSAFQNVDLLLGPVTPTPPFAMGEKIDDPLQMYLCDLFTVGANLAGIPALSMPGGLTSNNLPIGIQLQAPPLQEAKLLQAAAAFQRATDWHTKRPL; this is translated from the coding sequence ATGACTATCCCGCTCGATTCTGCCGCCAAGTTGCTGGGGCTGTTGGCATCTGGTGAGCTCACCGCGCGCCAAGCGACTCAGGCGTCGTTGGATCGGATCGCGGCGACCGATCCCGAAGTCGGCGCCTTCACGTTCGTCAACACCGAAGCGGCGTTGGCTGCTGCCGATTCCATCGATCAGCGACGACGCGACGGCCAGCCTCTGGGAGTTCTCGCGGGCGTCCCGATCGCCGTGAAGGATGTGTTGTGTACGACCGACATGCCGACGACCTGTTCGTCGCGGATGTTGGAGAACCACATGTCCCCTTACGACGCAACGGTTGTCGCGCGGTTGCGTGCTGCCGATGCGGTGATCGTCGGCAAGACGAACATGGACGAATTTGCGATGGGAGCCAGCACGGAAACGAGTGCGTTTGGCAAAACCACCAACCCCTGGAACCCAAGCCTCACGCCCGGCGGCAGCAGCGGCGGCGCTGCGGCTTGTGTCGCCGCGGGTGATGTTCCGCTCTCTCTGGGCAGCGACACCGGTGGTTCGATTCGCCAACCGGCTGCGTTTTGTGGGATCACTGGGCTGAAGCCGACTTACGGGCGTGTCAGCCGCTACGGGCTGATCGCTTTCGCTAGCAGCCTGGATCAAGTCGGCCCGATGGCGTTTGATGCTGTCGATTGTGCGACGCTTCTGAATGCGATCGCCGGATCCGACGCTAGCGACAGTACTTCGCTGCCTGTCGAAACGCCCGACTTCACCGCGGGGTTGGATCGCATCGAGGGTGAGTTGCGGATCGGTATCGTCAAGCATCACCTGGAAGCCGAAGGGCTCGATCCAGAGGTCCGCCAGGCCGTCGACGATGCGATCGAGGTCTTCCGCGATGCGGGAGCGAAGATCGTCGAAGTGGAGTTGCCGCATTCGGACTACTGGGTGCCGACCTATTACGTGATCGCGCCGAGCGAAGCGAGCAGCAATCTTTCCCGCTACGACGGCGCCCATTACGGCCACCGCAGCCCTGTCGCGGCGAGCGACGCGGGAGATCGCGGTCCGTTGGTAGCCACCTATTGCCGCAGTCGCGGCGAAGCGTTTGGCGCCGAGGTCAAGCGGCGGATCATGATCGGGATGTATGCTTTGAGCGCCGGTTATGGCGACAAGTATTATGTGAAAGCGTTGCAGGTCCGCCGGTTGATCCGCCAGGACTTCGATTCGGCTTTCCAAAACGTCGACCTGTTGTTGGGCCCGGTGACTCCCACCCCGCCATTTGCGATGGGAGAGAAGATCGACGATCCGTTGCAGATGTATTTGTGCGACCTGTTCACTGTCGGCGCGAACTTGGCCGGCATCCCCGCCCTTTCGATGCCCGGCGGACTGACTAGCAACAACCTACCGATCGGGATCCAGTTGCAGGCTCCGCCGCTGCAAGAGGCCAAGCTGCTGCAAGCCGCCGCCGCATTCCAACGCGCCACCGATTGGCATACTAAGCGTCCTTTGTAA
- the gatB gene encoding Asp-tRNA(Asn)/Glu-tRNA(Gln) amidotransferase subunit GatB, whose product MLSVDQPYEIVIGLEVHVQLRTTTKLFCRCATQFGAPPNTNVCPVCLGMPGALPVINEHAVQLALQTGLALGSTIPPMTKWDRKQYFYPDLPKGYQISQFDLPICDGGHLTIADPADESQTRTIRLIRAHLEEDAGKSMHDEANGRADSRIDLNRCGTPLLEIVSQPDMRSAAEAKAFLTELKLLLTYLDVSDCEMQEGSLRVDANVNLKIEKAGDTIATPIVEIKNMNSFRAVERAIAHEAQRQYHEWEETGLTIEDRTKRTFGWDDAAERTVPQREKEEAADYRYLPDPDLLPICLSTETVEATRAALAEFPAVARQRLQADYEIKAYDADVIVNQGRGVVEYFEAVAKGSGDARRASSWIQQDVLRTMKEQGVGIGDFAVSADTLAELLGQVSAGKLDNARARDVFQHLLEKGGSVAEAIKALGIESVDAGEIESLCQELLDANPQVVEDVRGGKMQAIGSLIGQAKKKNPNVNPKQFREICLQLIESAG is encoded by the coding sequence ATTCTTTCCGTGGACCAGCCTTACGAAATCGTGATCGGTTTGGAGGTGCATGTTCAGCTGAGGACAACGACCAAGTTGTTCTGCCGCTGTGCGACTCAGTTCGGTGCGCCGCCGAACACGAACGTCTGCCCGGTCTGCTTGGGGATGCCTGGCGCATTGCCGGTGATTAACGAGCATGCGGTTCAGTTGGCGCTGCAGACGGGGTTGGCTCTTGGCAGCACGATCCCGCCGATGACCAAGTGGGACCGCAAGCAGTACTTTTATCCCGATCTGCCCAAGGGCTATCAGATCAGCCAATTCGATCTGCCGATCTGCGATGGTGGTCACTTGACGATCGCCGATCCGGCCGATGAATCGCAGACTCGCACGATTCGGTTGATCCGCGCCCACTTGGAAGAGGATGCTGGCAAGAGCATGCACGACGAGGCCAACGGGCGGGCTGACAGTCGGATCGATCTGAACCGCTGTGGCACTCCGTTGTTGGAAATTGTTAGCCAGCCCGACATGCGCAGCGCGGCTGAGGCCAAAGCGTTTCTGACCGAACTGAAGCTGTTGCTGACCTATCTGGACGTCTCCGATTGTGAGATGCAGGAGGGAAGTCTGCGGGTCGATGCGAACGTGAATCTCAAGATCGAGAAAGCTGGCGATACGATCGCCACGCCGATCGTCGAGATCAAAAATATGAACAGCTTTCGCGCCGTCGAACGCGCGATCGCTCACGAGGCGCAGCGTCAGTACCACGAATGGGAAGAGACGGGGCTGACGATTGAGGATCGCACCAAGCGGACCTTCGGCTGGGACGATGCTGCGGAGCGAACGGTCCCGCAGCGCGAGAAGGAGGAGGCGGCTGATTATCGCTATCTGCCCGACCCCGATCTGCTGCCGATCTGTTTGTCGACCGAGACGGTCGAAGCGACGCGAGCCGCGTTGGCGGAATTCCCGGCGGTCGCTCGCCAGCGTTTGCAGGCCGATTACGAGATCAAAGCCTACGATGCCGACGTGATCGTCAATCAGGGCCGCGGTGTGGTGGAGTATTTCGAAGCGGTTGCCAAGGGGAGCGGCGACGCGCGGCGTGCCAGTTCGTGGATCCAGCAGGATGTGCTGCGAACGATGAAGGAGCAGGGAGTGGGGATTGGCGATTTTGCCGTCTCTGCCGACACGCTAGCGGAATTACTTGGGCAGGTTTCCGCCGGAAAACTGGATAACGCGCGAGCCCGCGACGTTTTTCAACATCTATTAGAGAAGGGGGGAAGCGTTGCCGAAGCGATCAAGGCGTTGGGGATCGAATCGGTCGACGCGGGCGAAATCGAATCGCTTTGCCAGGAGTTGCTCGACGCGAATCCGCAAGTCGTGGAGGATGTGCGAGGCGGCAAGATGCAGGCCATTGGTTCGTTGATCGGTCAAGCCAAAAAGAAGAATCCCAACGTGAACCCGAAGCAGTTCCGCGAGATCTGCTTGCAGCTGATTGAATCGGCCGGGTAA
- a CDS encoding SAM hydrolase/SAM-dependent halogenase family protein: MSIITLLTDFGVSSPYVAQIKGVLATRQPESHVIDLTHSVPPQNVQTAAITLDDLAPWFPSGAVHVAVVDPGVGSDRRILAAHVGDWYFVLPDNGLISPLADRFAVKSVVALDRREFWLSPVSNTFHGRDVMAPVAAAIARGVPLEELGESVDDWHRVHIPRPCVMSKSIQGEVIYVDSFGNLITNISADDVHGDDVFRIGDRAVNGLVRSYSDRTAGQLVALIGSSGRLEFAVVDGNAAVQLGAGQGAAVGVDLVGETQQVGDSQ, encoded by the coding sequence ATGTCGATCATCACTCTGTTAACCGACTTTGGTGTCTCGAGCCCCTATGTGGCTCAGATCAAAGGCGTTCTGGCGACTCGCCAGCCCGAGTCTCACGTGATCGATCTGACCCATTCGGTCCCGCCGCAGAATGTTCAAACCGCTGCGATCACGTTGGACGATCTCGCCCCCTGGTTTCCGTCTGGAGCGGTCCATGTCGCGGTCGTCGACCCTGGCGTTGGCAGCGACCGTCGCATCTTGGCGGCTCATGTCGGCGACTGGTATTTTGTCTTGCCCGACAACGGGCTGATCTCGCCGTTGGCCGACCGCTTCGCAGTCAAGAGCGTTGTCGCTTTGGATCGCCGTGAATTCTGGCTCTCTCCGGTTAGCAATACGTTCCATGGACGCGACGTGATGGCTCCGGTTGCCGCCGCAATCGCCCGTGGCGTTCCGCTTGAGGAGCTTGGGGAATCGGTCGACGATTGGCATCGGGTTCACATTCCGCGTCCGTGTGTGATGTCGAAGTCGATTCAGGGGGAGGTGATCTACGTCGATTCGTTTGGCAATCTGATCACCAACATCTCTGCCGACGATGTGCATGGCGACGATGTCTTTCGGATCGGCGATCGCGCTGTCAACGGCTTGGTCCGCAGTTATTCCGATCGCACCGCCGGGCAGTTGGTTGCGCTGATCGGATCGTCGGGGCGATTGGAGTTTGCTGTCGTCGATGGCAATGCTGCGGTTCAGCTCGGGGCAGGGCAGGGGGCTGCGGTCGGGGTCGACTTGGTTGGCGAGACGCAGCAGGTCGGGGACTCGCAATGA